A genomic region of Daphnia carinata strain CSIRO-1 chromosome 5, CSIRO_AGI_Dcar_HiC_V3, whole genome shotgun sequence contains the following coding sequences:
- the LOC130696765 gene encoding RNA-binding protein Musashi homolog 2-like: MLSVGNANIFPAHFGGLSAALAAGMPVTAAGPVAVGMPGSAAAVAAAAAAAAAAGLLPGNEMNSPSPDMFTTVRTGMDSNSNGSAGRGGLKTEVGMSGLALDQSSSSGRSTPTDLPHNKLFVGGLSWQTSADKLREYFGQYGTIIDVQVLKDPLTQRSRGFGFITFAEASSVDRVLAVPAHTLDGKKIDPKHATPKNKGKATPSSKTKKVFVGGVSQDTSADEVKAYFNQFGRVEEAVMLMDQQTKRHRGFGFVTFESEDVVDRICEIHYHTIKNKKVECKKAQPKEAILASTTTALLAAKRSVLLNGLGVAGLAPGVAHVQQSAAGQGAAQQFLAAQAAQVQAAVAAHQQQAAQAQSAAAAAGYGKLLASYPALASYRYSPYSLPGAAAQGNAQAAAAAAAAAAAAAASSGHHHHHHHAMSAASPAAQQAAAYQGYSLANVDMSSFQGVDWSQIYGMGMYV; encoded by the exons atGTTGAGTGTAGGCAATGCCAATATCTTCCCGGCTCACTTTGGTGGTTTGTCCGCCGCACTGGCAGCAGGTATGCCCGTTACGGCAGCCGGACCAGTGGCCGTCGGTATGCCCGGCtcagctgctgctgttgccgccgccgccgctgcagCCGCCGCAGCTGGACTTTTGCCCGGAAACGAGATGAACTCGCCATCGCCCGACATGTTCACCACCGTCAG AACGGGCATGGATAGCAATAGCAACGGCTCGGCCGGTCGCGGCGGATTGAAGACGGAAGTCGGAATGAGTGGACTGGCCTTGGATCAGAGCAGCTCTTCCGGTCGCTCGACGCCGACCGACCTGCCGCACAACAAGCTCTTTGTGGGCGGTCTCAGCTGGCAAACGTCGGCCGACAAGCTGCGCGAGTACTTTGGCCAGTACGGCACCATTATCGACGTTCAGGTCCTCAAGGATCCTCTCACTCAG AGGAGCCGAGGCTTTGGCTTCATCACCTTCGCCGAGGCGAGCAGCGTCGATCGCGTGTTGGCCGTCCCTGCGCACACGCTCGACGGCAAGAAGATCGACCCGAAACACGCGACGCCCAAGAACAAAGGCAAAGCGACGCCTTCGTCCAAGACGAAGAAAGTCTTCGTCGGCGGCGTCAGTCAGGACACGTCGGCCGACGAAGTCAAGGCCTACTTCAATCAATTTGGACGCGTCGAGGAGGCCGTCATGCTGATGGACCAGCAGACGAAGCGCCATCGCGGTTTCGGCTTCGTCACCTTTGAGAGTGAGGACGTCGTCGACCGCATCTGCGAGATCCACTACCACACGATCAAGAACAAGAAGGTCGAGTGCAAGAAGGCGCAGCCCAAAGAGGCCATCCTCGCCTCAACGACGACTGCCCTGTTGGCCGCCAAGCGCAGTGTACTACTCAACGGGCTGGGCGTGGCCGGATTGGCTCCGGGAGTCGCTCACGTACAGCAGTCGGCTGCCGGTCAGGGAGCAGCTCAGCAATTTTTGGCTGCCCAAGCGGCTCAAGTTCAAGCTGCCGTTGCAGCCCATCAACAGCAGGCCGCTCAGGCCCAGTCTGCAGCCGCTGCCGCTGGCTACGGCAAACTATTGGCCAGCTATCCGGCATTGGCTAGTTATCGTTACAGTCCTTATTCTCTGCCCGGCGCTGCCGCTCAGGGCAATGCCCAAGCGGCGGCTGCagctgctgccgccgccgccgctgctgccGCCTCTTCCGgtcatcatcaccaccaccaccacgcCATGTCGGCCGCGTCGCCGGCCGCACAGCAGGCGGCCGCCTACCAGGGATACAGTCTGGCCAACGTCGACATGTCCAGCTTTCAAGGCGTCGACTGGAGCCAAATCTACGGCATGGGAATGTACGTCTAG